TCAATGTAAAGAACTACCATCCATTTCCTACTTGATGAATTACAAAGTAATTCAAAAAGAGATCCCGAAAATgaattatttgataaaattagaaCTAGTAAAGTTGGGAGCACTCTTGGCAATGGGCCTATGAATCGGTTTGAACTCAAATCAACAAAGTTGCTcacatttaaatatgaaatctcTCCTCTAAGTTGATTCGAGGAAAGATTTAAATATTCAAATTGAGTGGGAAGGTTCAAAAACCAAGTGGGCATGACATCTGAAATTCCTGCATAGGAGATATCCAAATAAGAcaatttcttttggaattttagcCACTGGGGAAACTTTGGGCCAAGATGCCAGTGACCCAATTCGATCCTTTCACATTGAAATGGGGGAATCCAGCTTGAGTTTGGTTCAAATCTAAGCCGATTGTGTGATGCTGCTAGAGTTGTCAATCTCGTGAGATTAGAAAAATGGGTTTCTAATACAACTCCTTCTAATAGATTATACCCAAAATCCAGATACTTCAAAGATGATAACTCCCCTATAGACAATGGAAAAGTACCATTTAATTGATTTTCTGAAACATCAAATAACTCCAAAGATGATAACTCCCCTATCGAcaatggaatttgaccatttaaTTGATTTTCTGAAATATCAAACAACTCCAAAGATGATAACTGCCCTATAGACAAGGGAATTTGGCCGTTTAGTTGATTTTCTGAAAGATCAAGGTAAGTAACAGAGCTCAAGTTTCCAATGGCACTCGAGATTGTTCCTTGTAACTGGTTATCACTAAGACTAAAGAACTGAAGACGGTTTAAACTGTACAAGAAGTTGGGTATGGATGAATTGAGTGAGTTCCCAGTAAGATCAAGAACTTCAAGAATCGAGATGTTCCCAAAGTAATCTGGAATTGGGCCTTCCAAAGAACTGTCACTAAGATCAATTGACACAAGACCATGAAGACTAAATATCCACTTAGGTACTGAAGATAAGCTGTTCCCAGAAAGATCAAGAACAACCAGTGATTTTGAAGAATTAACACTGATCGAAGATGGAACATCTTCTAAACCACAATCTGACAAGTACAACTCTAACAAAGAAGGAAGTTTGAATGTTACATGTACCCAATCATTTGCTTTATGAAGATCCGCAGAACTCAAATCAAGGTACTGCAAGGAAGAAAGTCCAGAAACCCATTGAAGACTTTTTGATTTGAGATCATTACCTCCAAGATCAAGATACTGCAACTTTGAGAGATTCCCAAGGTTATGAGAAATTGCTCCGTGAAATTGTGCTTGAGAGAGCTTAAGATATGTTAAACTCTCCAGCAAACCGAAAAATTTCGGGATATGTATGCTGCTAAAATTGTTATTGCTCAAGTCCAGGGAACTGAGATGCTTCAACTCCAGCAGTGAAGGATTTATTTTCCCTTCTAGCTTTGACTGCCTGTAAGCATCCCATTCAGCAAAATCAAAAGGTGAAGGAGCGGCCAAGTGCAGTTGGTGGACGTGGCCGGTTGAGTTATGGCAGACGACACCAATCCATTTACAGCAATCCCCTCCTTCAACCCATGAAGATAACTTGTTTGAAGGATCAATAAGATGATTCTTGAATTTCAAAAGAGCTTCTCTCTCACTTTGAATGCAAAGTACATTGGAATTGGCATGACAAATGGAAAAACAGAGAGCGGGAATGAGAAGAAGAAAAGGGAATAAAGAAATAAGAAGAGGAGTAGTCATGGTTGCAATTGCAATGGCTCACAGCTCCAAATATATAGAGTAAGCTTTAGCTAAAACACAAATATACATTAAGCGCAAGGAAGTTTCTTCCAACAAAATGCATTAAATTGGAAATTTAAGTATCCACAAAATGCTATAAAGTTGAGTCAAACAAAAGCCTATGAAGAAAGCCCCACTCCCACATTCTTTAAGACTTTTTAGATCTTAAAAGCTAAaggggaaaaaaagaaagaaaagctaAAGGAGAAAAAAGACGGAATTTGAGTAAGAAAAGCAAAATGTTGAAAACGAAGACTACTTCaacttttattgaaaataaatcaATTTATGTTTATATTCCTGTATCAACAAAACATCAAGTTTAGAAGCTGCTCAACTTAAAGTCTATGGGGTAAGTCCCACTCCCACGCAAAATATATTGAAAAAAAACCATTGTTAATATATagcaaagaaaaggaaaaaaaaaaccactgttaatattcttatttttctaaaatggaaaattaatAGATTAAACTAGTGAATTTTTACTGAAATTTagattaaattttttttgtaaCCAATTTAACAGGTAAGATATTTTTTTATGGTAAATTACATTCAATGTCACACTAAAATGTGGTTTGTcctattttagtcattttaattttatttttctcaatttagtcactCTCATTAATCAATTTCTCCTGTTAAAATATAAACGGAATTTTAATTCACAATACAATAAATGAATCACACTCTATCACTCCTCAAGTATAGAAATCTCACTATTGTACATAAAGAATAGAACATTTACCTCTAAATTCTTCCCTTGAGAACTTTGAGAGTAAACACCCAATGTTTACAATTCAATTTGCACCTGCTCACCGAACAGATCCTCAATGAATGAATACTAGTGCTCTCAATATGCTCTCATTCCTAACCTAGACAAGCCTCCATAGCATATGTTGATTTTGATTTGCAAACATAGAATCTAAATGAAAACAAAACAACTCCTTGATAATAGCAATTACAATAAAACTAATAAAAGCATAATTTAATGATATGGCAATCCAAAATTGGCATTACAATCCCAACAAATTCTCCACAGAATAAGGGTTGTCTTGAATCATTTGAATCCGATCAAATCTTCACTAGCCACGGATTGGTTTCCATAGATGgactataaaaattttaaaatatcaacatAATAACTACTCAAAATCTTTTGTTGCATAATATTGTAAACTCAAATATGACAAGTATCTTCACTACCTCAGTGTCAATTTGCAATAGCCAGTATCGAGTGCCACTCATCACAGAAGCACGCAACTTGTCTCAACAAATGGTTTCGAAATGTCATTTCCGTAAACCGTgttcgtaaatattaatatttaatatttatgatgcTATCTATTAAAAAACAAATATTTACGAtgctaatataaaaatatattaaagtttggtcttgtaattttgtttaattgataAGTAATTAAGGTACAAGTATAATGATCCTAATGCCAGTGATGTTGAAAAATGCAATTTTGGGACCCTATTTCCATAAATTGAGTCTgtgaatattattatttaatatttacaagattAGTATAAATGTTAATTAAAGCTTGGTCCTTTAATTTTGTCGAACGAATAATTAATTAaggtataaagattaaattataaaaatggtaAAAATTAATCGTTACCGAGTTTTAAGTGTTAAAGggattatttagtaattaaatccATGTTTAAAACGGAAATTAGCCCATTTGGAAGTGGTGGACGGTTTGGTGGGgcttttatatgttaattttattaaaatttaattaattaaaaatataaaaataagtatatcaaattaaattaaaagaaaagaaacccATTATCCATTTCCATTCATCTTCTCTTTGGCCGAATGTTGGATAAGGAAGAAAGCTTGAGCTCCAATCTTTTCATCCTTGCATGGTAAGCTGTTTGAAATcccttttttttagattttatatttttgagatcgtgatAGCTAGATTTAGTTAACTCGTGTTTTaatcatttaatcattttaaGCTATTGAGTAAATATTAtgatattaaattaaaacaataacaaGTCAACTTACGCAATCTTATTTCTAAATTAAGTAAAATCAATGTGGAAATGCAGGCAAATTTATTGATTTAGAATAAGAGATTCGCATCATCTTCTTTTGGGATAAAAAGGCCTGCATCGTCCATAGATTCAgtcaaatttaattaattaattaattaattaaaatttccggatataaatatcaaattattttcgTATATAACACTATTTTTACTGTGACCGAGCAACTAAGGTTAGTTCTTTATTGAGTTTGGGTTCTAAAAGCACTCTTCACCGCAAAAGCGATAAACAATGCttaatttttaaagtcaaaattATGATGAAAAAGTGTTTTTTTACCTAAATGCAAAAGTTAATATTTAATTGCTTTTAGGTTTTGATTCAGAAAATTACACTTTGACTCttcttaaaaatatgatttaatcctttaaaaattataaaaattaaaatttaattttcaacTCTTAAAAAGTTTTCTAACTTCTCCTGTTTTAACTTTTAGATTTTAAAGTAAAATTATCAAAAGCTAATATATAGAAAAATTTATACTAACTATAGTTTTTGACCAACTATTATAGTAATAATAGATGAAAGACGACGTTATTGCAATTATGATTTCCTTTTCTATGAGATCATTCGTtggaattttcaatttttttattacacAGAAAGTTTCCTATTTATTTCTCTTCACAATCACAGAGGACAAATGGTTTCATGTTGAATTTTGTGATTAAAGTTTTTGTTaccaaaagttgtaaaatttggtaaaattatttatgtttttaaatctAATATGCCCATGATTCAAAATGGCTTGGACCCTGAGCTCACAACTCACATATTTTGGAGGAAAatgatttctattaaaattttttcttttggTCCAAAATGTTTAGATTTGGGTTTTCATACTTTTGGATACTTCAAATTTCAAGTTTGTACTGAAAATTTTTATCttgtgtaaaaaaatatttatgacatCAAGGGTAAAGTCAGAATTTTTTTGGGAGCCGGAATTAagttgtatatttttacgatagtaaaaacgtaatttcacaattttaatagcctatatctttataatttttaaaaaagtaaatcaattttttatcattttagaggggccaaagtataattttatcattactagtttaaaattttataaattataaaagagtctaaatgaaaaaaatttaattgtaGGGGGTGAGCCCATGCTAGCACCTTGGCTACGCCCATGTATGGCATAATGTCAACTTAAGCCCTTAACATTTACATTTGTTGtaaatttgatccttattttttttagctaaatttgtccattaatcttttaattaatattaatcatATCGATTTATTTgagtaaaatatttttataaatttaaattattacttttaaaaaCTCACGATAGTTGTACAATTTGTATCAATCGAAATGCTCCCTTTCAATAGTAAACTAGAATAATAAATTTTAGGTCTCGTTCAAATGCAAATTGCAATTGATATTAATCATATCGATATGTAGTCGTTAATTTCACTTATTCCAGTCGTAATATGATGTACCatgttcattttatttgttttaattattttcaattgTGTATGTTATATTTTAATCCATTCCGATCTTTAGCTTGTAGTGTTATAAATGTATTGCAGTAAAAAAGCATTGCTTGAAAAACTTCCAAGGCAAATGATTTGTGGATTTGGAAAGTATTAGAAAGTAAAGAATTCAAAACCAAAAAGATGACGGGGGCAGGGGAGACTGGTATCGTGGTAACAGTTTACATTTACAACATTTTGACTTCTATACATTGGAAAGGCTTGTGGGCATTATTTGGATACCATGGTGATGTTGTTGTTGCTTTTATCCCGACCAAAAGGTGTAGAACAGTAATAGGTTTGGATTTGTGAGATTCACCAATGAAAGGGATGCACAAAGGTGTTGagcattggcctgcaatgcaacatgtGACCAGCAGCTCACCAAGCAGACCAAAAATGGAGCCGAACCAGAAGCAGCCTTAgcattttgtttcttttgttaAAATGTAACTTGTTTTAGTTGGTTTGTAACTTGTAATCAAATTAGTAAGATTTTTTGATGTAATGGATGTAATGGTTGATCATATCAGCTAACTTTTGTGTGTGGTTTAAATTTGTTTTTGTTAAGTATTAGTGGGAGTAGTTAAGTCATTAGGTAAATGTCCATTGACTTTGTAATTGATATAAGTTACTATTTTTATCCAATAAAAAATGATGAATTTTCAGTCATTTCTTTGAGCTTAAGTTCTCTTAGTTACTTTTGCCTTTTGTTTTAGTTTCTTAAGCTTGTTTTGATTGCATTGCTGCTGCCATTGTTCCAACAGATGGTAATTAGAGCCTAAGTCTTTGAGGGCCTCTATTTTGTTGGTCGCTTTGTCTTTGAAAATACAAGTTTAGTGTTTGCTGGTGAGAACTACCACATTTGGGTAGTCAAGATGAAAACATATCTTCAAGCTCAAGACTTGTGGAGTGTAGTTGAGAATGATGTTGAAACACCTCCGTTGAGGGCCAATCCCACAATTGCTCAAATGAGACAGCATGCTAAGGAGAGCACCAAGAAGCTAAAGCCTTAGCTTATCTATAAAATGGAGTGACTAATGTAATCTTCACTCGAATCATGGCCTGCAGCACACCTAAGGAAGCATGGGAAAGGTTGAAGGAGGAGTTCATGGGGTCAGATAA
This is a stretch of genomic DNA from Gossypium arboreum isolate Shixiya-1 chromosome 11, ASM2569848v2, whole genome shotgun sequence. It encodes these proteins:
- the LOC108474840 gene encoding receptor-like protein EIX2, with amino-acid sequence MTTPLLISLFPFLLLIPALCFSICHANSNVLCIQSEREALLKFKNHLIDPSNKLSSWVEGGDCCKWIGVVCHNSTGHVHQLHLAAPSPFDFAEWDAYRQSKLEGKINPSLLELKHLSSLDLSNNNFSSIHIPKFFGLLESLTYLKLSQAQFHGAISHNLGNLSKLQYLDLGGNDLKSKSLQWVSGLSSLQYLDLSSADLHKANDWVHVTFKLPSLLELYLSDCGLEDVPSSISVNSSKSLVVLDLSGNSLSSVPKWIFSLHGLVSIDLSDSSLEGPIPDYFGNISILEVLDLTGNSLNSSIPNFLYSLNRLQFFSLSDNQLQGTISSAIGNLSSVTYLDLSENQLNGQIPLSIGQLSSLELFDISENQLNGQIPLSIGELSSLELFDVSENQLNGTFPLSIGELSSLKYLDFGYNLLEGVVLETHFSNLTRLTTLAASHNRLRFEPNSSWIPPFQCERIELGHWHLGPKFPQWLKFQKKLSYLDISYAGISDVMPTWFLNLPTQFEYLNLSSNQLRGEISYLNVSNFVDLSSNRFIGPLPRVLPTLLVLILSNNSFSGSLFELLCNSSSRKWMVVLYIDKNLISGNIPDCWNHWQGLDLLNLGSNNLTGKISPSLWHLNLTMLNLRNNRMFGELPSTLQNSLHLVMLDLSENHFSGSIPAWIGDKLSNLAILSLRSNNFDGHIPHKICDLQFLQNLDLAHNNISGVIPKCFNNLSAMATTNKTNNFVFATFVVADFFFLNALLVLKGREDEYGSTLGLVTSMDLSANSLTGEIPKEIGSLVGLLSLNFSGNLLIGNIPDNIGNMELMESLDLSMNRLNGEIPPSFSNLNFLNHFNVSYNNLTGQIPTSTQLQSFDNLSYMGNHLCGPPLTKNCTAKGIPTDIANNGSSSEGSKVNSLYVSIALGFVMGFWGVVAPLFFIRSWRIAYYRKLDHIYGKLCVFWATMGM